A stretch of DNA from bacterium:
TCCTGGGTGAAGATGCCCGCCTGCAGTCCATACTGTGAGTCGTTGACCATGGCAATCGCCTCGTCCAGCGTGCGGTAGCTGGTCACATTGACCACCGGCCCGAAGACCTCCTGGCAATTGAGCCGCGCGGTGTTAGGGGCATCGGCGACCACCGTGGGGGCAATCACATTTCCCGTCCGCCCGCCGCCGCAGAGGATGCGTGCTCCCAGCGACGCGGCTTCGGCGATCCACGCCGCCACACGGTCGGCGTTGCTGCGATCGATTAACGGTCCGCAGATGGTCGTCGGGTCCTGTGGGTCGCCGTACGGTATCGCCGCGGTTACCGCCAGCAGTTCATGCGTGAGCGGCGCCGCGACCGACGCATGGACAAAGATGCGCTGGACCGAGATGCAGGACTGCCCGGCATACCCGAACGCGCCCATCGCCAATTTCTGCGCCGCCAGCTTCAGATCGGCGTCCGGTTCGACAATTGCGCCGGCGTTGCCGCCCAGCTCGAGCGTGACCCGTTTCTGCGGCAGCCGTCCCTTGAGGCCCCAGCCGACTTCGGCCGAACCGGTGAACGTCACCATCGCCACACGCGGATCGTCGACCAACGTCGCGGCATCGCCGCCGCCGACAAGCACCACGTTCAGCGCGCCGGTCGGCAGCCCGGACTCATGCGCGATCCGCGCCAACGCCGCGCCGGTCGATGGCGTCTGCGACGCCGGCTTCAGGACCATTGTGCAGCCGGCGGCGATGGCCGGAGCGATCTTGTGCGCCGCCAGATTGAGAGGAAAGTTAAACGGCGTAATCGCCGCCACCAGTCCCAGCGGAAACCGTCGCACCACCGCGGTCTTGCCGGTTCCGGGAGCATATCCGTCCAGCGGAAACATCTCATCGGCCGACAGCCGCGCGCAGCGCGCCGCCTCGCTGATGGTCTGGGCGCAACGGTCGGCTTCCAGACGCGCCAGCGCGATCGGCTTTCCCGCTTCCTCGACCAGCAACTGCGCCAGCGATTCGCGTTCCGCGGCGACGCGTCGGGCCATCCCATCGAGAATCTGCGCCCGCTCGTGATGCGGCATCCGCCGCATGGTCGCGCGCGCGTCGGCGGCTAGGTCCAACGCGCGATGGACCTGCGGCGCGCCGGCCATGAATGCGCGGGTGACCACGCGGTCATCATAGGGCGAGCGAATCTCCCGCGCGGCGCCGCCCTCCGGCTCCCAACAGCCGCCTATAAAGGATGTCAATGTCCGCATTCGGCCTCCGTCACGAT
This window harbors:
- a CDS encoding aldehyde dehydrogenase family protein, giving the protein MRTLTSFIGGCWEPEGGAAREIRSPYDDRVVTRAFMAGAPQVHRALDLAADARATMRRMPHHERAQILDGMARRVAAERESLAQLLVEEAGKPIALARLEADRCAQTISEAARCARLSADEMFPLDGYAPGTGKTAVVRRFPLGLVAAITPFNFPLNLAAHKIAPAIAAGCTMVLKPASQTPSTGAALARIAHESGLPTGALNVVLVGGGDAATLVDDPRVAMVTFTGSAEVGWGLKGRLPQKRVTLELGGNAGAIVEPDADLKLAAQKLAMGAFGYAGQSCISVQRIFVHASVAAPLTHELLAVTAAIPYGDPQDPTTICGPLIDRSNADRVAAWIAEAASLGARILCGGGRTGNVIAPTVVADAPNTARLNCQEVFGPVVNVTSYRTLDEAIAMVNDSQYGLQAGIFTQ